The genomic stretch taatacccaatttttcaaaaagtaaagaTCACAAAATGTTTTCATCTTCTTATGAATACATCTCATTCAGAAAAGCATTTCATCATCATAACCAAACTAACAGTCCAGGGTCAGGCTGAGTCAGACGGCAGGCTGTAGGGCTGACAGGCCACATGCTGGGTATGTCACTTGCCCTTCTCTTTTTTAACAACgccttaaaaatgagaaaaccatTCTCAGCTCCGAGAGCATAGTTGCTGACTCCACCAGGTCACTCAGGAGACACTGAGATTTAACAACTGCTAGAAATGCAAGTCCATCAGCCACCAGCAGAAAAAGAAGGCACTACActaggtgaaagaagagaagaatgtctaaaaaatgaagttaagaaatgaacaaagaagTATTGTCATGCATGAAGTTACATACTTGAATGAAGTGATGTATCTGAAATGCTAGTTTCTACAGCAGAATGAAGGTTGCTGTGCCTGCTGAAGAGCTGTGAGGGAGGACAGGAAGCAGTCCGTGTTTAAGGTGAGAGATGACACTGAAATGAATACAGTAGCTACAACAACCCTGGGTTTCTAAGAGGAGAAGCTGAGTTACATTAACTTGGTCGGAGTTGTGGCAAGAGTCAAACTTTCCAGAGCAGTGTAAAGGGCATGTGTATTCCAAAAAGAAATAACCTATACAGTTGGTGTCTCAaactatatagatataaatacaaaatgtCAAAATACCCCTCCCCCATGATAGGAAGCATCCAGTCTTAAAGCTGTCAGAGCCCAGGCAGGGGCGGTGTGCGGCAGGGGTGGGAAGGCAGGGGTGGCCGACGGGGGCTGACTCCATGGGACTCCTCCAGGAATGTGTCATCCTGTATGTATCATCAGGGAAACGAGGCAGGGCTACAGAGCTCTTCCCCAACACTTCCCGAATTACCACAACCTTCCTATTTCACAGTAAAATGCACAGATATCAAATGCCTCACTGGGACATgaaataatttgttatttatccatttaaattCACAGAGTTAAAAAATGAACTTGATGTGTGCTGGGATGAAAATGGAGATAAATTTGAAGGCAAAAACCCTCCTAACTGGGCATCCAGTGCACAGGGTGTGGCTCAGCCACTTACCGATGAACTTCTGGCACTTGAAGCACTCCTTCAGCCACTCTGGGGTGACGATGTGCTTCACCACGGAAACGGCCATCAGGAACTTGACGGTCCGCTTCACCTTGCTGGCGATGAGGTGGGTGCACTTCTGTGCAGACTCGGCGACCTCCCCACCCAGGATGTGGAGCTTCTGGGGGCCGGGAACACAGAGCAGAGGTGAGACCATCTGGTCTGCAGAGCCGCCTGCCCGCCCTCAGCCCGGGACTTGTCTAGACCATGAATGGGGCTCTCAGCCGCACAAAATGGTGAAAGCAGTGAAGCCAGACCTACGCCACCATGTGAGCAAAGTGGAAACCGGAAGTGACAATGTACATTTCCCTAATCCGTGCCACACAAGTCAAGATTAAAGCAGGACCTCCACTGGACACCAGGAGGACACCCCTTTGAAGAAGTAGAAAGCTCTGAGAACAAGGCAGCTCGCTACACAAGGAGTGAACCTCCCAGGCTGTCTACGCCGAAGTGAGTGTTGATAAGGCACGTTAAGACACGGTCTCTAAGAAATGATGACATAAAAATCGACTTAAGACATAGACATGTAAAAGATGATCTCTTTATAcccaattttaaaagtaaaaaataatttatagtagcatttatagttatttcttttccttaaaaaaataaagggaaatgttTGAATCCCTGTGACACTGGTCAACTTTATTTTAACCATCCCCTCCCCAGACACAAGCCCACAATCCCTCCTGGTGTTACTTCCAGAAGTGcatttaatgtaaataaatacaaatacacCTGTGATCCCTGGGCCCGCCCCACCAGAGAGAACAAGTCTTGAGAAGATGGTGGGTTCATTCAGGAAACCTGAAGGGGCAGAGCTACTCTCGTAAGCTAATGTccttatgaaaatgttttttgTGCAGCTTTGCTAATGTTTGATTACAAGACTGCTTTTGGTCTCCTCACCTGAGTCATCCTAACAAGAAAGAACGCATCTAAGGAGGAAGTAGCAGCAAGAATGAGGCGGGAAAGCAATGATGTAATGATGATGCAGTttataaataaacatggtgaACAACGTTACAACATGATATTCCTGATTGCATGTTAACCTAATAAAACTGCTATCCTAAAGCAAGTATAAACAGAAAGGAACATTCATTAAAATCTTTATgcaaaatagaaggaaatttcaCCTTTATGTACTCTTGAACTTGAACAGACTCAAATCCAGTGAAAAGCACAAAAGGGGTCAGTTCCGGTGGTAACTTCTTGGAGGGAGGTGGAATATCTTCGATTCTATGAAACACACATAGAAAAGAACGGCTATTACTTCCCTAATATGTTCTTTACcaaataagatattttaagttTAACAGTGTTAAGAAGCTCTGAGAGCTTTACCTGTGTGTGGTTTTCTGTTCTTAAAGGGAAAATGCAGTGACTCACCTGCTCTTTCTTTCCCACCATTTATACAAAGTCACCCCAAAGGACTCTCACCTGGCACCCCTAGGGGAAGGGCTGATAaggcaccaccccccaccccccagcctgcaCTGTCCCTGGGGGTCTGTGAGGGTGGAAGGGAGGGCTTCCAGGGCCCTCTGTGGTCCCCAGTCCCCCACCGTATCCCACAGGCCCCATCTCACCCCAGAAGCTCTGACGCAGAGCAAAGCTGGTCGACTCAAGCACACACTCTATATTAAACTTCTTTGCTTAAATTTGTTCAAGCCCTATTTTTAGCTTATATTTGAGACAgtctatgaaataaaaaaaatctgtagtGTTTTAATGGTGTATATAATCACATAATTAGGCTTTTGCTAAAGAATCCAACAATCCCTGGATTGGGTGGCTGTGGGGACTGGAAGGAGGGGACTGAGGAGCGGGGAAGAGACAAAGACCCTCACTCAATGCAGCTCAGAGGGTCTCTTGGCTCTAGTTAAACCACCAGCTTACCTCCACCAGGTGAGACCAGAACAAGTCTGacaacacccccaccccagccccacagaGGGGGCTccatcccccatcctgaactggGTCAGGGGTCGGACGTGGGCTCCCGGGCACATACTGAGGATGCCTAGAGCCGGGTTCCAGTCCCCCTGCCCCCGTCCCACCACAGCAGCTCGTTTCACACAATGGGGGTTCTGGCAAgatagaaaaaagataaaacagaagattggacttttttttaataagaaaggaaaagacactGGCTATTCCCCGTTTATCTCCAGTGATGAAACGAGACATGTCATGATACAGCTGCAATGCAAGCAGCACATCCTTCCAAGtcctggtggtttagtcgctcagtcgtgcccacctctttgtgaccccatggactgtagcccgcccgactcctctgtccatgaggattctccgggcaagaatactggagtgagtagccatgccttcttccaggggatcttcccgacccagggactgaacccatgtctcatgtcacctgaattagcaggcgggttccttaccactagtgtcacctggaaagcccttccaAGTGAAAATCTTAGGAATTTCCCCAACTGCCACCATTTCCTAGAACAGACTGTAAAAGATCATCaaccattaaaacaaacaaacaaacaaacaaaaaaaaccaaggtGATTCTTCCTACCTGGCACTTTTGGAAGAAGGCTGGATATTAGTTACTTCATTCTGCTTCGGTTTGGGAGGTAGTCTTACACCCTGTAATTAACAGATGATTTACCTTAGTCAACCACCCCAGTAACACAGCTTCTGAGTGCTTTCTACCCATCTCACCACACACAAGAAACACTCCCCAAGGAACAACTGGCAGAGACCACGGGCACATGCAACTGTCCAGGGAGGCCCTGGCGCTGGCCACCCTCTCTATTCACCAGACCCAACAGTTCTTAAGATGTCTTCACCCCTCTCCTAGCACTTGTGATAGATTTAATCCTCAACCTTGAACTTTTCAAAACACTTTTTACTTCAAATACTTTGTGTCTCAATGGAATCTGGAAAACACAATGATTGCAATTACACCCCTCCAGAAAGACGGAGGTTCCCCTATAAGGGTGCAGGACGGTCGGGTCACAGGACACTGGAGGGGAAGGCAGGCCTCTGACGGCCACTCTGTGTCCCAGGCACAGCGCCCATGCTCCTAAAACCAGCTGGAGGCCCTGACGTGCAGAGATGTGGAGCCCGTTGGGGAGCCAGTGCCCCTAGAGGCCCCCACAGCTAGCCTCGCACTGTGGCTGCTGCCCCCTCACCCCTTCCTTGCCTCTAACCCAGTCTTTcttacacaagcacacacatttaTGTTCTACTATGGGGAGCAACCACCTCTCCATCTGAGATGAGGGTGGAGATGACCCTTCCCCCGCAAGTGAAAGGCAGCCCTACCAGAGCTGCCTACCAACCAACCCCTGGCACTCCAGTGCAGAACAGCCCATCCTGATGGCAGCCCATCAGAGACCCCAGCCAGTGGCCTGGAAGTCCACTGCCACAGTGAAGCACTGAGGTCAGGGCTGACACTCTGGCACCCCAGTTCCCACCTCCTGAACACCACGGAAACACACGGTCTCCCTGTATTCTGCTCTGCGGTTCTGTAAGCACTCACGTAGCTCTCTGAAGAAGTCATGGGGCTAACGTGTGTCATGTGACTGAGTAACTCCCAATATCATCAACAGAGAGGATAAAGACACAGGGTGCACTGAACAGCTTATGACAGGCGAGAAGATTCAGCCCTCATTGGTCATGACAGCCAATTACTAACAGAATTAGTTACAGATACAAACATATCCCTACTTCTTTGTAACACAGTAAGTAAGGTGACTAACTTGACATACCATCAACAACTCTGCTGACACTTTCAACGGAACTCTCCAAGCATCTGGAGAGAGAAACAGGTTACTTTTCAGAAACACTATGTACATAAAGGAGCCCTTATCAATATAAAAGCCCtttcaggacacacacacactattataaAACAGGTTAACAATAAGGAcctgccatatagcacagggaactctactccatacTCTGTAATAGCTacgtgggaaaagaatctttaaaaaaagtagaCATATGTACAAGTATGACTGATTCAgtttgctgcacacctgaaactagcaccaCATTATAAACCAACCGTATcccaataaagaaattaaaatggaagtgTATCAATAATAGCAGAAATGAGAAGCCTCTCCAGGTGTGGGTCATCCTGGACACGCAGTGGCTCGGGTGATGGCCTCCAACAAGGGGACCGTAAGGACTATTCCTGAgtttacagggaagcctggcgggggCCAAGTGTTCCGTATGAGACAAAGCTGAGCAAACCAGCAGCCTGTGGCCCAGTGCAGGCACTGCCCACCCGAATGTGCTGAACCCCAGACAGTTCCGGGAGCCCCGTGGTCTGGCGTCCTAGAAACTGACTGTGAGGAGCACAGCACGTGGGGGCGGCGGCCCGGCTGGGCCCTCAAGGACACGTGTCCACCGAGGAAGGGCCTGGCGTCTGCACCACGGCTTCAGAGTGGATGTCATAGCCAGGTTTGTCCCAGGGAAGCAGGCTGGCTGTGGCTCAAAACCAGAAAGGGATTTCTTGCAACTGAGACCTTTAGGACCAGAACTGGACGGGCTCCTTCATGGAAGCACATGTTAAAGCAGCATTCAAGCGACCACTTCCTGGAGTGATGCTCAGGTGGGTAAATGGTGTTAAGCACCATCTGGTGTACAGTCAGGGCAGTGGGCCTTCCTTGGGATCTGTGCAGCAgaaagtgggggcggggggtgccgTTTCTCACAGAGCAAGTTAAATGAGAGCTGGCTTGAAAGACAAGATCAAAAGGCTTTCTAGTGTTCCTTCCACTTCTGAGAGTccattaaaaaaagcaaacaaaaatacaagccAACAAAACTTCTGGGCTCAGTGCAGTGGGAGACAGCGTGGAGAGGAAACAGGAGAGGAGATAAAAACTGACGTGACCCTGAAGCCAAGAGCAGTTTCTGGAGCTCCAGCCCACAGCCACAGGGAGTTGGCCTGCTTACCCAGAAGGTTCACCATCAGGTGTGGGGTTGGGGCGAAGGGGTCTTGCAGGCCAAAGGCGGTGTAGCAGCCATACTGTGTCTGCTGCAGGGCCTCGAAGTTCCCCAGCAGGATGTCCCCCAGCCACTTGACATTCACGCACGGGATCTGCCACTCTTTGGCTTTCTCGTACTTTAAACCAGTTGGTCTTTTATGGTTGGGGTCGGGGGGAGAGAAAACACATTCATTAGAGTTACCGGTGTTCAAATTTTTACTTCTGTTAACACAAACCAGCCCACACTTGCTCACACTGGACATGGCAGGGACGGTTCTGCAGAGCTGATCAGGCTGTAAGGAGGTGTCCATGTGATCATGAGGTCATCGCCCACCCTGCTTTCACCTCACCACTGTCACCTAATTTGACTGCAGCCTCCTTAATCATATGATTTCATTCTTCTGCTAACATTATGACAAATATCACTGCCATTCTTTCAACAGACTCTGACGTCCACCATGGAACTCTGACAGACTGAGAGATCCAGAATGGTCCTGTGCAGGCCGAGACAGAACCTCGGCTGACTGAGGGACTCTCAGAGGCCCTGTGCAGGCAGAGATGGAACCCTGGCTGACTGAGGGACCCGGAGCGGCCCTGTATGGGCCGAGACAGAACCCTGACTGACTGAGGGACCCGGAGCGTCCCTGtgcaggccaagacagaaccctGGCTGACTGAGGGACCCCGAGAGGCCCCATGTGGGCCGAGACAGAACCCTGACTGACTGAGGGACCCTTAGAGGCCCTGTGCGGGCAGAGATGGAACCCTGGCTGACTGAGGGACCCAGAGCGGCCCTGTGGAGGCCAAGACAGAACCCTAGCTGACTGAGGGACCCCGAGAGGTCCCATGTGGGCCGAGACAGAACTCCGACTGACTGAGGGACACTTAGAGGCCCTGTGCGGGCAGAGATGGAACCCTGGCTGACTGAGGGACCCAGAGTGGTGCCAAGCAGGCTGAGGGCAGACGTGGTGGTGGCTGCGTTTACTCTCTGCAGATGAGGATGGTGTTGCTGCGGCACAGGTAGCCCGTGTACTTGGCACCTGCCAGGTACACCATTCGCTTCAGGTCATCCCTGTCGCTGTCGATGAACCCAGTCACGGAGATAATCTTGGGGGGGGAAAGGTCCAGCAAGGTCAAGATGTAATGATGGTTTAACCCAGTTAGTATGACTCTTTCTTCTCCCTGTTGGTTGTGCTACAGACACACGTGTTTCCATTCCTCCTCCAGCATTGAGGGGCACTTGGCGACATCACCTCTGAGAATGCTGTCACTGCTGACAATGCTGCACATGAGACAGCAACGGGGGATGGAAAGCAAACATACCAAATGGAGAATGCCTTCCTGTGTTAGCATGACACTGTTCCGATCATGTTAATGAAGTTACTTTACTAAGCCTATGAATATTGGTCAGTTCTTCTTTCTGATCCCGGTTTTGGGCTCATCTGACAGGGAGAACTGACAGGAGATGATGTCTGCCCAGCTGTGGCCACTTCTGGTGTCAGACGCTTAATTGTAAAGTGTCAGATGCTTaattgtaaagtgaaagtgaagtcgctcagtcatgtctgactctgcgaccctatgaactgtagccctccaggctcctctgtccatgggatcttccagaaaaggatactgcagtgggttgccatttccttctccagtggatcttcccaacccagggattgaacccgggtctcctgcattgcaggcaggagcCACCAGGGCGTAGGCATTTATTAAACAGTGTCAAAGACTTGGGGGAACCTGTTAAATGTCAGGAAGCTGTGACTGTTACAGGGGGACAGACAAGGAAACAAGATGCTGATTCTgttcagggaggcagggagagcctTACATGCTGGGAGCATGGCTTGTCCCCCAGCGGGAAGGCCAGTGGAAAGTGCAGTGCCCAAGGGGGCGGCACCAGCTTCTTCTTCTTCAGGACCGTGTTCAGCCAGTGCGCCGTGATgcacctcttcctctcctttatCGCCTGCAAACACAACAATACGGGCCGGTCGTTGGGGGCTTTACTGCAGGTGACATACAGAACTGTGTAACTACAAGGTCATTTTTACTGGAAGTCCAATAAATATAGGAATTTCAGGAGCTTAGCACTCAATTTACTAAGTTAATAAACTACAACAGTGTCACAGGTTAACCTGAACACAACCTGAAACACAGGAACAAGAGCCGACCACGGGGAGGAGAGCTGACAGCTCAGGAAATGACTTTAATCATGGAAAGAGATGACACTCCCGATCATCAGAATTCAAATTGCCCCGTGAGAACACGGCGAGGTACGAAAACATAACTGCCCCTGAAGTTAACTGCAGGATGACCCCTACGTGCTCTTCACCAGGCATTTCTCAGAGGCCATGTACCACATACACACTAACGGCAGTCAGCCTATGAACAAGAACCCATCAGAGAAGAACAGAAATGAGCCCTGAGGGGATGAGGGCAGGCCGCACTGAGGGTGGGGCTGCTGGTCAGCAGCTCCCAGCGACCCTGCTCCCACCGCTCCATGTTCAGGTGGCTCTGCCGGGGCGGACGGTGTCCACCTCCCCCTCATTAAGAACTTGCCTTTCCTCCCCAGtcctcacagacagagaagccgggGGCCACAGAGGTGTCCACATGCCAAAGGTGGATGGAAACCAGTGAGAAGCGGTTTCCTGTCTTCAGAGGTGGGAGAAAGACCTTTCCAAGCATGACTGTCCCAGCATCTCTCAGAGCCCCCCAGTCCCAGAAGAGCTGAGCCCTCACCTGTGTGAACAGCCCGCTGACCTGACTCTCGCAGAACAGGTGGGTGCAGCGGCTTGAGAACGTGGGGTCCACAGCTCTTCCATGTGTCTGGATGATCTGCACACACATGAGACCCATGGTCAGTCAGCTCCCACGCCCAGGGAAGAGGGACTTGTGATCTCCAGTCAGACAGCAGTTCACGAGACCCACCATGTATGTACACAGTGTATTTCCCAAAGTGTGAATGAACTATCAGTTATATCTGTGGGCTTTCCCACCCAGCACTACACAGCAAAAATGAATTCTAAGCCCCGTTTCATCTGAACTTCTGGAGGAAGAGTGGGATGCTCTCTTTCTAAGACGGGGTGCTGTGGACGTTTTAGATAAACCAGCTGATCTGAGCTGTGGGGCGTCCCACATCTCAGGGGGCTGGCTGaaccccgacccccaccccaggtGCCATGAGCACTTCCCCTGCTGGGACAGCGAGAAAGGTGTCAGACATCGCCAACTGGTCCCTGGGGCCAGAAGCACTGCCTTTAAGAAACtttattctaaaaagaaaaaagaaagcaaagcaagatGAAGTTAAATTCAGTTtctgaatttcttaattttttgatacTGTCCTGTATCCCAACTGCAGTGGTTACACGGTTGTGTGGCACTGAGGGGAACACCGTTACCAAAAGGGTGAGAACTtcttgggttggcaaaaaagttcctttgattttttttaactaaaagacatatttttttatCTGCCCCAAGAACTTTACTGAACAAGgtattcactgttttgttccactaccgtctgccatttttcaggcaacttcataattccattttCCCAAgactttttatctttctgagcaaagaactgttccaggtgccttttacagtcttccagacaattgatttttttttccagtaagggAATTTCGTAAAGACCAAAGTAAATGGAAATTCAAAGTTGCCATGTttggtgaatatggtggatgaatcagaactttcCAGACAAGCtttaacagtttttgcctggtcatcaaacaTCAACGAAACATGCGGTCTTGAGTTATCTTGATGGAAGAGTGTGAGTTTTCTGTTGGTTAATTCCGGGTGCTTTTCATCAAGGGCTGCTTTCAGATGGCCTAATCAGGAGgagtacttgttggaattaatcatttggttttccagaaggagctcacAACAGAGGACTTCCTTCCATTCCCTCCATATACACAATACCACCttctttggtgtggttggtggtagTGCATTTCACTTATCCCAAATCTCTTCTGTTCATTATTTTACAGTATCTTTTCATCGCTGGtctcaatttgttttaaaaacaaaacgtTTTTTGTTATGTTTCAGGAGAGAACTACATGTGGAAAAATAGTCAGGAAGgctttttttgcttctcttttgtgaaacccaaacatcaaagtaaTGAACACAGCCAAGCTGGTACAATTCATTCTCAGTGCTGGATTTGGATGTTCTGAGTATGTCAGCTATCTCACATGTGGTATAATGTTGACTGTTCTCAGCTAACATCTCGATTTGATCGCTATCAACTTCAATGGGTCTACCCAGCTGAGGGGCATTGTCCAGCAAGACACCTCCAGCAGGAAGCTTTGCAGAGCACTTCTGGCACATTtgatcagtcacagcaccttctccagaCACTGGACaaagctcttttttcttttcagttgtgtttttacctttctttagTTAATTAAGCATAATAtgcctgaaatattcctttgtttctttcatcttcaatattaaaatggctacacagaaattcaccaattttgataaCTGTTTAAAAGAATGCACACTGATAAGACAGCTGTCACAGAACAATCTAATAAAATTGTTTTGCCTGAAGTTAAAGTCAATTAAGTGCTATCAAAGCCATCTTACAGTAAAAACAAATGAGCTTCTTGGCCCACCAAGCGGTTATAGGCGTAGGtacacgtgtatgtgtgtgcgcagGTACATGTATCTCAGTGACCTCACCCTTTTCCAGGTGGCCAGCAGCTGCTTGTCAGACACCTGCTCTGGATAATCCACGATTGCAAATACACATCCCAGGAAGAAGCCTTCTTCTGGGACTAGAACAGAATTATACAAGGAAAATGAATTAGAAGCCCCATTCTGTGAATGTGTGCACAAAACATGAAAAAGTTCAGAGTTGGATGTGAATTTATGAAGTTAGTCATGCTTTCCCATGATGTCTCCACCAGTAGTCTGAGGACCTCTGCAAAAGGTCCTACAAATACAGCTGCTACAAATGGAGCTACTCAATCACCAATATTACATAATTCAAAACTGGGAACCACCAGAGTTTATGTCTGGGTCCCGAGTGCTCCGAGTGGTCCTTGAGACAGCCCACCATTCCAAGGACACCGGTGTTCACTTCAGGGTAGGGACGGAGGCCCAAACCACCGAAGAAACCTAACAATTCCTAACTATAGCTCTTATTTTCTAAGTATTACCCTGACATGAATCCTTAGCCTGCCCTCAAACGCTCTCAGAGAAGGTACAAGGGTTTCAggagagggaaagacagagatgCATATTACCAACTCTCCACTGCTGGGTCATGTCCAAACAGCGGGGGCTGAGCCTGCGCCTGGGCGGTGGGGTCTTCAGGGCCTGGGCAGTCTGGCCGGGTGGCTGTACCGTCAGCGTCAACTGCATCTGCTGCTGCAAGTGGGCGAGCTGCTGCTGCAGGGGCAGCTGGGGCTGCTGGGGGAACTGGTGCAGGTGGGCCTGTGGTGGCTGGAATGGGTACAGTGGGGATGGAGAGTAGGGCTGCTGCAGCAGGTGCCACTGCTGGAACTGCAGGAGCTGCTGGGGCTGCAGGTGCAGGATGGGGTGCGGGGCTGGGGCTGGCTCCAGGGCCACCTTCGCCTGGCTGAGCAGCACCATGCTCAAGGGGCCCTGCTGGCCTTGGTTCACCTGCTGCTCCAGCGTCTTCATCGGCACCGAGAGGGACTGCAGGACCTGGAAGCAGAGATCAGGCAAGGTCGTGTCAATAGCTGTGCCCTCAACTCACAGGCCCCTCAGAGAGCAGAG from Cervus elaphus chromosome X, mCerEla1.1, whole genome shotgun sequence encodes the following:
- the LOC122690563 gene encoding LOW QUALITY PROTEIN: PAX-interacting protein 1-like (The sequence of the model RefSeq protein was modified relative to this genomic sequence to represent the inferred CDS: inserted 1 base in 1 codon); amino-acid sequence: MACVLQSLSVPMKTLEQQVNQGQQGPLSMVLLSQAKVALEPAPAPHPILHLQPQQLLQFQQWHLLQQPYSPSPLYPFQPPQAHLHQFPQQPQLPLQQQLAHLQQQMQLTLTVQPPGQTAQALKTPPPXAQAQPPLFGHDPAVEIPEEGFFLGCVFAIVDYPEQVSDKQLLATWKRIIQTHGRAVDPTFSSRCTHLFCESQVSGLFTQAIKERKRCITAHWLNTVLKKKKLVPPPWALHFPLAFPLGDKPCSQHIISVTGFIDSDRDDLKRMVYLAGAKYTGYLCRSNTILICREPTGLKYEKAKEWQIPCVNVKWLGDILLGNFEALQQTQYGCYTAFGLQDPFAPTPHLMVNLLDAWRVPLKVSAELLMGVRLPPKPKQNEVTNIQPSSKSARIEDIPPPSKKLPPELTPFVLFTGFESVQVQEYIKKLHILGGEVAESAQKCTHLIASKVKRTVKFLMAVSVVKHIVTPEWLKECFKCQKFIDEQNYRLRDAEAEVLFSFSLEESLRRAHVSLLFKAKYFYITPGICPSLSTMKAIVECAGGEVLSKKPSIRKLMEHKQDKSLSEIILIACESDLHLCQKYFARGIDVHNAEFVLTGVLTQTLDYESHPFRRRWVGPSHL